One part of the Tunicatimonas pelagia genome encodes these proteins:
- a CDS encoding helix-turn-helix domain-containing protein: MDIYKKLRKIREYREFSQEYVASRLGMTQNSYSKVERGIGKITVDRLEKICEVLQVDSQAVLVADERSLLQIINGRNDHNVYVSSENSEKIRSSLCDLYKLRIQHLKEEITFLESSLEKSASTSQTR, translated from the coding sequence ATGGATATTTATAAAAAACTGAGAAAGATAAGAGAGTACAGAGAATTCTCTCAAGAATATGTGGCATCGAGGCTTGGTATGACTCAGAATAGTTATAGTAAAGTGGAAAGAGGTATTGGTAAAATTACTGTGGATAGACTTGAAAAAATTTGCGAGGTTTTGCAAGTAGATTCTCAGGCTGTTTTGGTAGCTGATGAAAGAAGTTTGCTACAAATTATAAATGGGCGCAACGATCATAATGTGTATGTTTCTAGCGAAAATTCAGAAAAAATACGATCATCCCTATGTGATTTATACAAGCTTCGTATTCAGCACTTGAAAGAGGAAATTACCTTTTTAGAAAGTAGTTTAGAAAAAAGTGCTTCCACTTCTCAGACTAGGTAA
- a CDS encoding glycosyltransferase family 9 protein — translation MKREDISRVLLIQTAYIGDVILMTPLIENLRKIVPTTQIDVLINHDTASVLAGHPHINELLLWNKRERKKRNLLRLLQKIRENNYDAVLNCHRYFSTRLLTALSGAKCKVGFNHGSLARWLDIQVSHQIPGDQHEVDRNLGLLSALLPDTEKSQLERQPKLYLSIGDQEQVLPYQAEAYLCIAPTSVWFTKQFPAEKWIELIDNLPFEGKIYLLGAPTDYESCEIIRQKSKRDTVENLAGKLSLLQSAALMAKAVLNYVNDSAPLHLASAMNAPVCAIFCSTVPEFGFTPLSDFSEVVDVSSSLSCRPCGIHGHGACPQKHFRCAYDIRVHRLVEVFQKAQISH, via the coding sequence ATGAAGAGGGAGGATATTTCCCGGGTACTACTTATTCAGACTGCCTACATTGGTGATGTTATCTTGATGACCCCTCTGATAGAGAATCTGCGGAAGATAGTTCCAACTACTCAGATTGATGTGCTTATTAACCATGATACTGCTTCAGTATTAGCTGGGCATCCACATATTAATGAGTTATTGCTCTGGAACAAAAGAGAACGAAAAAAGCGTAACCTACTGAGGTTACTACAGAAAATTCGGGAGAATAACTATGATGCGGTACTCAACTGCCATCGATATTTTTCTACCAGGTTGCTTACTGCGTTGTCTGGAGCTAAGTGTAAAGTTGGGTTCAACCACGGCTCACTAGCTCGTTGGCTAGATATTCAAGTTTCCCACCAAATTCCGGGAGATCAGCATGAAGTAGACCGTAACTTGGGCTTATTAAGTGCACTCTTGCCTGATACAGAGAAATCTCAATTAGAACGCCAACCCAAACTGTACCTGTCAATCGGTGATCAGGAACAGGTGCTACCGTACCAAGCGGAGGCGTATCTCTGCATAGCCCCCACCTCCGTATGGTTTACTAAGCAATTTCCGGCTGAGAAGTGGATAGAACTTATTGATAATCTACCGTTTGAGGGAAAGATTTACCTGCTGGGGGCACCGACTGATTATGAATCTTGCGAAATCATCAGGCAGAAAAGTAAGCGTGACACTGTAGAAAACTTGGCCGGAAAGCTGTCGTTGCTCCAATCTGCGGCACTAATGGCGAAGGCAGTGCTTAATTATGTGAATGATTCGGCACCTTTGCACTTGGCTTCGGCTATGAATGCCCCGGTTTGTGCAATTTTCTGTTCTACTGTTCCTGAATTTGGGTTTACACCACTATCTGACTTTTCGGAGGTAGTAGATGTAAGTAGTTCATTGAGTTGCCGCCCGTGCGGAATACATGGTCACGGTGCTTGCCCCCAGAAGCATTTTCGGTGTGCGTATGATATTAGGGTACATCGACTTGTAGAAGTGTTCCAAAAAGCCCAAATCTCCCATTAA
- a CDS encoding glycosyltransferase family 4 protein, which produces MRILELCLASSLGGLELYFHRCCQHFTSSGHLSLAVVAPETRLASLMKQDGIQHTTLPPGRWYNVIGRAITLASIIKEQQIDILHVHHKADLLVVALSKRLTSYSFSVVHTRQMTLHHTKKDLYHRFLYSSIDLFIAITNQVQQQLRQNIAVDPRRVVRLYYGVSAPPQSSPSTNDPKPSQTQIGVFSRIDRMKGQHVIVEALHHLRQRGITPSTYFYGDTMDESYVTRLKESIQEYSLESQIHFMGFHPNATSLMPQMDIIVMPSLNETFGLTLIEAMLGEVAVVGTNYGGIPEIIDDDENGLLFERENSRQLADCLQKLVDDPSLRTRLAQAGREKAKEQFQASDHFARLTQLMNNVSTA; this is translated from the coding sequence ATGCGCATCCTTGAGCTATGCCTAGCCAGCAGTTTAGGCGGACTAGAATTGTATTTTCACCGCTGCTGCCAACACTTTACCTCATCTGGTCACCTTTCGTTGGCGGTGGTAGCCCCCGAAACCCGGTTGGCCTCACTAATGAAGCAAGATGGAATTCAGCATACCACCCTGCCCCCCGGGCGATGGTACAATGTAATTGGCCGGGCTATTACGTTAGCTTCAATAATCAAGGAACAGCAGATTGATATACTGCACGTACACCACAAAGCTGATTTATTGGTAGTAGCGCTGAGCAAGCGACTAACTTCCTACTCTTTCTCGGTTGTGCATACCCGACAGATGACGCTTCATCATACCAAAAAAGACCTTTACCACCGTTTTCTCTACAGTTCTATTGACCTTTTTATTGCTATTACCAATCAGGTTCAGCAACAGTTGAGGCAAAATATTGCCGTTGACCCCAGGCGGGTAGTACGCTTGTACTACGGCGTATCAGCACCGCCTCAATCTTCTCCCTCGACGAACGACCCAAAACCATCCCAAACTCAAATTGGCGTATTTAGCCGGATTGATCGCATGAAGGGACAACACGTTATCGTTGAAGCCTTACATCACCTCAGGCAGCGGGGTATTACGCCCAGCACCTACTTCTACGGAGATACGATGGACGAATCCTACGTTACCCGACTTAAAGAATCTATTCAGGAATATAGTTTGGAATCTCAAATACATTTTATGGGATTTCACCCGAACGCTACCAGCCTCATGCCCCAAATGGATATTATTGTCATGCCTAGCCTTAACGAGACATTTGGGCTAACCCTGATTGAGGCTATGCTTGGCGAGGTGGCAGTAGTGGGCACTAACTACGGCGGTATTCCTGAAATTATTGACGACGATGAAAATGGTTTACTCTTTGAGCGGGAAAATAGCCGACAACTAGCTGACTGTCTACAAAAACTAGTTGACGACCCTAGTTTGCGAACGCGCTTAGCCCAAGCAGGTCGCGAAAAAGCCAAAGAGCAGTTCCAGGCCTCCGATCACTTTGCCCGATTAACCCAACTGATGAACAACGTATCCACCGCATGA
- a CDS encoding FkbM family methyltransferase translates to MSRTLSEHKLTITFKTEDVLGRHIYKFGICEPDNTACFLQNIPFRKNDVIIDVGANIGWFSLIFSRYGPADTKIFSFEPDPLNYQLLVKNVKQNNANQIICRTEALSNKEGIETLYLYPSKNRGRHSLLPINHGQQIEVVTTTLDTFLQAQKVEYSQVKFVKIDVEGYEYFVLQGSQQLLQHVPFVHTEYSPSYMEKGGVAFSDFLDTLYQCNYTPKIIGKGGRLIDTSYEYLLHPERGMDILWIKG, encoded by the coding sequence ATGTCTCGAACTCTTTCTGAGCATAAACTTACAATTACGTTCAAGACCGAGGATGTCTTAGGTCGGCATATTTATAAATTTGGCATATGTGAACCTGATAATACCGCATGTTTTCTACAGAATATTCCTTTCAGAAAAAATGATGTAATTATTGATGTTGGAGCAAATATTGGATGGTTCTCATTGATTTTTTCCCGTTACGGACCGGCAGACACCAAAATTTTCTCTTTTGAACCTGATCCGCTTAATTATCAACTTCTTGTAAAGAATGTAAAACAAAATAATGCAAATCAGATTATTTGCCGAACGGAAGCCCTTTCTAACAAAGAAGGAATAGAGACACTTTACCTCTATCCTTCAAAAAACCGAGGAAGACATTCGTTACTGCCTATCAATCATGGCCAGCAAATAGAAGTAGTTACCACTACCTTGGATACGTTTCTACAAGCGCAAAAAGTTGAATATTCACAGGTAAAGTTTGTGAAGATTGATGTGGAAGGGTATGAGTATTTTGTATTACAGGGTAGTCAGCAACTACTTCAGCATGTTCCTTTTGTACATACTGAATATTCCCCTTCCTATATGGAAAAAGGTGGTGTAGCTTTTTCAGATTTTCTAGATACCCTGTATCAGTGCAATTATACCCCTAAAATTATCGGAAAAGGCGGTCGATTGATTGATACCTCTTATGAATATCTTCTTCATCCCGAACGGGGGATGGATATTCTATGGATTAAAGGATGA
- a CDS encoding glycosyltransferase family 9 protein: MRILLSRTDSIGDVILTLPMAGVLKALFPEVHVSFLGKAYTRAIIERCAFVDEFYEWNEENPPVISADIVIHVLPRSAISRWAKQQKIPQRVGTSHRVFHWFSCNRLVNLGRKNSDLHEAQLNLQLLRPLTPKVDYSLDQLSAYYRWNPSQHLRDYFSQYLATDKFNLLLHPKSQGSAKEWPLRYYLALVEQLSPAKFQILITGTAQEGEKIKAECPEFFTLPHVKDTTGAFSLSEFIDFISHADGLVACSTGPLHIAATSGIYALGLYPDQRPMHAGRWGPIGKKAEYIEATFAKEASDLSDISVEEAIRRIINWKLK, encoded by the coding sequence ATGAGAATACTCCTGAGCCGTACTGATAGCATCGGGGATGTGATACTTACCCTACCCATGGCTGGGGTTCTAAAAGCACTATTTCCCGAAGTCCACGTCAGCTTTTTAGGGAAAGCATATACGCGGGCTATTATAGAACGCTGCGCCTTTGTGGATGAATTTTACGAATGGAATGAAGAAAACCCTCCGGTAATTTCGGCCGATATAGTTATTCATGTGTTGCCCCGCTCCGCTATTAGCCGATGGGCAAAGCAGCAAAAAATTCCCCAGCGAGTTGGTACTAGTCACCGCGTTTTTCATTGGTTTAGTTGCAACCGCTTAGTCAATCTTGGCCGGAAAAATAGTGATCTGCACGAAGCCCAGTTAAACCTACAGCTACTGCGCCCCCTCACCCCAAAGGTTGATTATTCTCTAGATCAATTGTCGGCTTACTACAGATGGAACCCTTCTCAGCACCTGCGCGACTACTTTAGTCAGTATTTAGCTACTGACAAATTCAACCTGCTTCTGCACCCCAAATCACAGGGAAGTGCTAAAGAATGGCCCTTACGCTATTATCTCGCGTTGGTTGAGCAATTGTCCCCTGCGAAGTTTCAGATTTTAATTACAGGCACCGCACAAGAAGGTGAGAAAATAAAGGCGGAGTGTCCTGAATTTTTTACGCTACCCCACGTAAAAGATACCACCGGGGCTTTTTCATTATCCGAATTTATTGACTTTATTAGCCACGCTGATGGGCTGGTGGCTTGTAGTACCGGACCATTGCATATCGCTGCTACCAGTGGTATTTATGCTTTGGGGTTGTATCCCGACCAACGCCCCATGCACGCCGGACGCTGGGGTCCCATTGGAAAGAAAGCCGAATACATTGAGGCAACCTTTGCCAAAGAGGCTTCCGATTTATCGGATATTTCAGTAGAGGAAGCTATCAGGAGAATTATTAATTGGAAATTGAAATGA
- a CDS encoding class I SAM-dependent methyltransferase gives MNYEDNPKSIKYYVKKYLLQHPNDFKDKIVVDLPAGNGVTSRIAQSIGAQVYPFDLFPEYFDVEGLNCKRVNINEKVELSDSFADWIICQEGIEHFTDQFHALREFSRVLKTGGRMIITTPNYSNLRSRLSYFLSECERYNKIMPPNEMDSVWMSQQHITNEIYFGHIFLIGIQKLRTLAALAGFKIVDIVFTRSRPTSTLLLPFFYPFIYLSTYLNYRRNMRKNKDYDLQTKTSIYKEQFKLATSLNTLLDSHLFVIFEKEKSHSEVSGYLKSKHKEFGVT, from the coding sequence ATGAACTACGAAGACAACCCTAAGAGTATCAAATACTATGTAAAGAAATATTTACTGCAACACCCTAATGACTTCAAGGACAAAATTGTAGTGGATTTACCGGCCGGTAATGGCGTAACCTCCCGTATTGCCCAATCTATTGGTGCCCAAGTCTACCCTTTTGATTTGTTTCCAGAGTATTTTGATGTTGAAGGACTAAACTGTAAGCGAGTGAATATTAATGAAAAAGTTGAGCTAAGTGATAGCTTTGCTGACTGGATTATCTGTCAAGAAGGTATTGAGCATTTTACTGACCAGTTCCATGCCCTGCGAGAATTTAGTAGAGTACTGAAGACTGGGGGAAGGATGATAATTACCACTCCTAACTACTCTAATCTCCGATCCCGACTAAGTTATTTTCTTTCTGAGTGTGAGAGGTACAACAAAATTATGCCCCCTAATGAAATGGATTCCGTTTGGATGAGTCAGCAACACATCACTAACGAAATATATTTCGGCCATATTTTTCTGATCGGCATACAGAAATTAAGAACATTAGCTGCTTTGGCAGGATTTAAAATCGTAGATATCGTCTTTACTCGCTCTCGTCCAACGTCTACTTTGCTTTTACCATTCTTTTATCCATTTATCTATTTATCGACTTACCTCAACTATCGTAGGAACATGCGAAAGAATAAAGATTATGATCTACAAACTAAGACTTCTATCTACAAAGAACAGTTCAAACTTGCCACTAGCCTAAACACCCTTCTTGATTCACATTTGTTCGTCATCTTCGAGAAAGAAAAATCACATTCAGAAGTATCAGGTTATCTTAAAAGTAAGCACAAAGAATTTGGGGTTACCTAG
- a CDS encoding glycosyltransferase family 2 protein produces MTAVQLSVTIITYNEEKNIERCINSVKELADEVLVVDSYSTDKTKEICQGLGIRFIEHTFEGHIQQKNYALDQAEHEYILALDADEALTPELFRSIQQVKQHCNYDAYRFNRLTSYCGKWIKHCGWYPDTKLRLWNRQKGRWGGENPHDSVKMIAGSSTHHLNGDLLHYSFPSVEDHARTANRFSEIASDEAIRKDRRVNILVHVILNPLFTFVKKYFFQLGFLDGYYGFVVCVLSGYSNFLKYSKIYSKRRKASSLLT; encoded by the coding sequence ATGACCGCTGTGCAACTATCGGTAACGATTATCACCTACAACGAAGAAAAGAATATTGAACGCTGCATTAACTCAGTGAAAGAGCTGGCGGATGAGGTACTCGTGGTTGACTCTTATTCTACCGATAAAACCAAAGAGATTTGCCAGGGATTAGGGATACGGTTCATTGAACATACGTTTGAAGGACATATTCAGCAGAAAAATTACGCTCTGGATCAAGCAGAACACGAATATATTTTGGCGTTGGATGCTGATGAAGCCCTCACTCCTGAGTTGTTCCGGTCTATCCAGCAAGTTAAACAGCACTGTAATTACGATGCCTACCGCTTTAACCGTCTCACCAGCTACTGCGGAAAGTGGATCAAACACTGCGGTTGGTACCCAGATACCAAACTACGGCTCTGGAACCGTCAGAAAGGGCGTTGGGGTGGTGAGAACCCCCACGATTCGGTGAAAATGATAGCAGGTAGCAGCACTCACCACCTAAACGGTGATTTGCTGCACTACTCTTTTCCTTCTGTTGAAGACCACGCCCGTACTGCCAATCGCTTTTCCGAAATTGCTTCGGATGAGGCAATACGGAAAGACCGTAGGGTTAATATTTTGGTTCATGTAATTCTTAACCCTCTATTTACCTTTGTAAAGAAATACTTTTTCCAGTTGGGATTTTTAGACGGTTACTATGGGTTTGTGGTATGTGTTTTATCCGGCTATTCTAACTTTTTGAAGTACAGTAAAATTTACAGCAAACGCCGAAAAGCATCCTCACTACTTACCTAA